From the Variovorax paradoxus genome, the window CACGGTGTCGAGATAGACGTGCGGGTTCAGCAGCGTGAAACCGGCTGCCTGCACCACCACGGCCGCGCGCGACAGCGACGCGCCCTGCGCAGCGGCCTGCAGCGCAGCAGGCTGGCGCGAGCGCCACAGCGCCTTCAGTCCGTAGCCGCAGAGAAAGGCCGCGCCAAGCCCCGCGAGCACGGTCGCCAGCACCGGACGTCCCTGCAGCGCCTGCGCCATGCCGGCCACGCCGGCACCGATCAGCACTGCATCGCTGGCCGCGCAGAAGAGCACCACCGCGCCCACATGCTCGCGGCGCAAACCCTGGCGCAGCACATAGGCGTTCTGCGCGCCGATCGCGACGATCAGAACCAGGCTCATGAAGAGCCCGTTGGCGAAGGCGGTGGTGACGTGGGCGACGTTTTCGGCTTGCATCGTTCGAGGATGCCGCCTGCAAGCGGTTAATTCAAACTAAACTTTCTTAACCAGATTCAGTTTTACTTCATCTACATGCTCGACTACGCCGCCTTGAATGCCCTCGCCGCCGTGGTACGCGAAGGCAGCTTCGAACGCGCCGCGCGCGCGCTGCACGTCACGCCCTCGGCGGTGTCGCAGCGCATCA encodes:
- a CDS encoding LysE/ArgO family amino acid transporter, coding for MQAENVAHVTTAFANGLFMSLVLIVAIGAQNAYVLRQGLRREHVGAVVLFCAASDAVLIGAGVAGMAQALQGRPVLATVLAGLGAAFLCGYGLKALWRSRQPAALQAAAQGASLSRAAVVVQAAGFTLLNPHVYLDTVLLVGSAGAQHAGLLKLWFVAGATTASALWFTSLGFGARLLAPVFARARAWQMLDALIGGTMLVLAALLAQRALAGL